Proteins from a genomic interval of Paenibacillus lentus:
- a CDS encoding IS110 family transposase — MKYKLKEKQNQRILDITDQTLVVGADIAKDTHVARAIDFRGIELGKDCVFENSRKGLSKLVSWMKALQRQYAKTDIVFGIEPTGHYWFPLAEFLQDKGIRIVVVNPHHVHKSKELEDNSQTKNDYKDAKVIADLVRNGHYTEPQLPTSVYADLRILMNMREKTMVSLGQVQRRIQNWLDRFFPEFNNVFKSWEGKAALVTLTEFPLPQEIVALGATAILGRWKQDVQRAVGIKRAEKLVEAASESIGLTEGTTAAKLELHTWMQQYALFTQQLEEIMNQVELLLKQIPGTQEMLTIPGVGITTLAGFLAETGDLSRYSHGQQIIRLAGLNLRENSSGKKKGRTTISKRGRSRLRALLFRAVLPMVAKNPEFKAMHQYYTQRQVNPLKKKQSIVALCGKLIRILHTLGTRKIVYNAADVLGPVRRTQLQLAA, encoded by the coding sequence ATGAAGTATAAGCTAAAAGAGAAACAGAATCAACGCATTTTGGACATTACAGATCAAACCTTGGTTGTCGGTGCAGATATTGCAAAGGACACCCATGTTGCCAGAGCGATCGATTTTCGCGGAATCGAGCTTGGCAAAGACTGTGTATTTGAAAACAGCCGTAAGGGACTCTCGAAACTCGTATCGTGGATGAAGGCATTGCAGAGGCAGTACGCCAAAACAGATATTGTGTTTGGCATTGAGCCCACCGGACACTACTGGTTTCCCCTGGCTGAGTTCTTGCAAGACAAGGGCATTCGTATCGTGGTCGTGAATCCTCATCATGTGCATAAGAGCAAGGAACTGGAGGATAACTCCCAGACTAAAAATGACTACAAGGATGCCAAAGTGATTGCGGATCTTGTCCGTAACGGTCACTATACCGAACCCCAACTACCGACTAGCGTTTACGCAGATTTGAGAATTCTCATGAATATGCGTGAGAAAACGATGGTCAGTTTGGGGCAAGTCCAAAGACGGATTCAAAACTGGCTCGATCGGTTTTTCCCGGAGTTTAACAACGTTTTTAAGAGCTGGGAGGGCAAAGCCGCGCTCGTCACGTTGACTGAGTTTCCATTGCCGCAAGAGATCGTAGCCCTTGGCGCCACTGCGATCCTCGGGCGATGGAAGCAAGACGTACAGCGAGCCGTAGGGATAAAGCGAGCTGAAAAGCTTGTGGAAGCTGCCTCTGAATCCATTGGACTCACAGAAGGTACCACTGCTGCTAAGTTAGAGTTACACACTTGGATGCAACAGTACGCCTTATTTACACAACAACTGGAAGAGATCATGAATCAAGTGGAGTTATTACTCAAACAGATTCCTGGCACACAGGAAATGCTCACTATTCCGGGTGTAGGAATCACGACACTTGCTGGCTTCCTAGCAGAAACCGGTGACCTATCTCGGTATAGCCACGGTCAACAGATTATCCGTCTCGCGGGACTTAACCTGCGAGAAAACAGTTCTGGAAAGAAAAAGGGTCGAACGACGATCAGCAAACGAGGTCGATCACGTCTTCGAGCACTACTTTTCCGAGCCGTGTTGCCCATGGTGGCAAAGAACCCGGAGTTTAAAGCGATGCATCAGTATTATACGCAGCGTCAGGTCAATCCGTTGAAAAAGAAACAGTCTATTGTGGCGCTTTGTGGAAAACTGATTCGCATTTTACACACGTTAGGCACAAGGAAAATCGTATACAATGCCGCTGATGTCTTAGGACCGGTTCGCCGGACTCAGCTTCAGTTGGCTGCTTAA
- a CDS encoding DUF1878 family protein — translation MPESLEEKVQRLELYVNLLRQITLEPEQYRLWDWIIANGLNGEQFNEIKSILKKYVLLLQHEQVPQPTSFDDMANELIHVLSPNEYLANRRGVKQAAKKSIKMSPYQSLQYYLNDSQE, via the coding sequence TTGCCTGAATCCTTAGAGGAAAAAGTACAGCGATTGGAATTATACGTAAACTTGTTGCGTCAAATTACACTTGAACCAGAACAGTATCGTCTCTGGGATTGGATAATTGCAAATGGATTAAATGGGGAGCAATTCAATGAAATTAAGTCTATTCTAAAAAAATATGTATTGCTGCTTCAGCATGAGCAAGTTCCTCAACCGACTTCCTTCGATGATATGGCTAATGAGCTGATTCACGTTTTGTCCCCTAATGAATACCTCGCGAATAGAAGGGGGGTGAAGCAGGCTGCTAAGAAATCTATTAAAATGTCCCCTTATCAGTCCTTACAATATTATCTTAACGATTCTCAAGAATAA